The proteins below are encoded in one region of Mauremys reevesii isolate NIE-2019 linkage group 15, ASM1616193v1, whole genome shotgun sequence:
- the LOC120382886 gene encoding zinc finger protein 436-like isoform X1, translating into MGRGPGFLSLDSAEGLHLLASGCVIYGKAPSFLHRLGGTRSSHLLPTLKPPGCSEQGAVTFEEVGVCFTQGQGALLDPTQRALYRDVMQENYEAVILLEGAGMVNEEENPQREGVEDVDLQGTVLGRSKGDFYENHKPGKAWGNQRRSEMLLGYDPGKKTCEPINDGGDCKDLKETTAQQSMPTEERKNTCTECGKSFSRSSHLISHQRIHTGEKPYKCLVCGKGFNQSSNLISHQRIHTGEKPYKCLNCGKGFNQSCHLIRHERTHTGEKPYKCLECGKTFIQSSDLISHQRTHTGERPFKCLDCGESFDWNMQLVRHQMHHTGEKPYKCLDCGKGFSDSSALITHQRLHTGERPYKCLDCGRRFNRSSHLTRHKRTHSGDKPYKCLECGKSFSQSSYLISHQRTHTGEKPYECLECGKRFSWSSDLISHRRTHTGERPYKCLDCGKSFSDNSALIKHQRIHTGERPYKCLDCGKTFNQSSTHIRHQRIHTGEKP; encoded by the exons atggggagggggccGGGATTCCTGTCCCTGGACTCTGCtgaggggctccatctcctggcTAGTGGGTGTGTGATATACGGGAAGGCCCCTTCTTTCCTCCACCGGCTGGGAGGGACCAGGAGCTCCCACCTTCTCCCCACCctgaagcctcctggctgctccgAACAAG GAGCtgtgacctttgaggaggtgggTGTGTgtttcacccaggggcagggggctctgctggaccccactcagagagccctctatagggacgtcatgcaggagaactacgaggCGGTGATCTTGCTGG AGGGTGCTGGGATGGTGAATGAGGAGGAGAATCCACAGCGGGAAGGTGTTGAGGATGTGGATCTGCAGGGAACGGTATTGGGAAGATCCAAAGGGGATTTTTATGAGAATCATAAACCAGGAAAAGCCTGGGGAAATCAGCGCAGGTCAGAGATGTTGCTGGGATATGACCCAGGGAAGAAAACATGTGAACCCATAAATGATGGCGGAGATTgcaaggacctcaaggaaaccacagcccagcagagTATGCCCACCgaagagagaaaaaacacatgtaccgagtgtgggaaaagcttcagtcgaaGTTCACATCTTATTTcccatcagaggatccacacgggagagaaaccctacaagtGTCTAGTCTGTGGGAAaggtttcaatcagagctcaaaccttatttcccatcagaggatccacacgggagagaaaccctataagtGCCTTAATTGTGGGAAAGGTTTCAATCAAAGTTGCCATCTTATTAGGCATGAGAGAacccacacaggtgagaaaccctataaatgcctggagtgtgggaaaaccttcattcaGAGTTCAGATCTTATTtcacatcagagaacccacacgggAGAAAGACCCTTTAAATGCCTGGACTGTGGGGAAAGTTTTGATTGGAACATGCAGCTTGTTAGACATCAGATGcaccacacgggagagaaaccctacaaatgCTTGGATTGTGGGAAGGGGTTTAGTGACAGTTCAGCCCTTATTACTCACCAGCGactgcacacaggagagagaccctataaatgcctcgaTTGTGGCAGAAGATTCAATCGGAGCTCACACCTGACTCGACACAAGAGAACCCATTCTGGAGACaaaccctataaatgcctggagtgtgggaaaagtttcagtcagagcTCATACCTTATTTCACATCAGCGAACAcatacaggagagaaaccctatgaatgcctcgagtgtgggaaaagattcAGTTGGAGCTCAGATCTGATTTCACATCGAAgaactcacacaggagagagaccctataagtgcctggactgtgggaaaagttttagtGACAACTCAgcccttattaaacatcagagaatccatacaggagagagaccctataaatgcctcgactgtgggaaaactttcaatCAGAGCTCCACCCATAttcgacatcagagaatccacacaggagaaaaacCTTGA
- the LOC120382886 gene encoding zinc finger and SCAN domain-containing protein 2-like isoform X2 produces MQENYEAVILLEGAGMVNEEENPQREGVEDVDLQGTVLGRSKGDFYENHKPGKAWGNQRRSEMLLGYDPGKKTCEPINDGGDCKDLKETTAQQSMPTEERKNTCTECGKSFSRSSHLISHQRIHTGEKPYKCLVCGKGFNQSSNLISHQRIHTGEKPYKCLNCGKGFNQSCHLIRHERTHTGEKPYKCLECGKTFIQSSDLISHQRTHTGERPFKCLDCGESFDWNMQLVRHQMHHTGEKPYKCLDCGKGFSDSSALITHQRLHTGERPYKCLDCGRRFNRSSHLTRHKRTHSGDKPYKCLECGKSFSQSSYLISHQRTHTGEKPYECLECGKRFSWSSDLISHRRTHTGERPYKCLDCGKSFSDNSALIKHQRIHTGERPYKCLDCGKTFNQSSTHIRHQRIHTGEKP; encoded by the exons atgcaggagaactacgaggCGGTGATCTTGCTGG AGGGTGCTGGGATGGTGAATGAGGAGGAGAATCCACAGCGGGAAGGTGTTGAGGATGTGGATCTGCAGGGAACGGTATTGGGAAGATCCAAAGGGGATTTTTATGAGAATCATAAACCAGGAAAAGCCTGGGGAAATCAGCGCAGGTCAGAGATGTTGCTGGGATATGACCCAGGGAAGAAAACATGTGAACCCATAAATGATGGCGGAGATTgcaaggacctcaaggaaaccacagcccagcagagTATGCCCACCgaagagagaaaaaacacatgtaccgagtgtgggaaaagcttcagtcgaaGTTCACATCTTATTTcccatcagaggatccacacgggagagaaaccctacaagtGTCTAGTCTGTGGGAAaggtttcaatcagagctcaaaccttatttcccatcagaggatccacacgggagagaaaccctataagtGCCTTAATTGTGGGAAAGGTTTCAATCAAAGTTGCCATCTTATTAGGCATGAGAGAacccacacaggtgagaaaccctataaatgcctggagtgtgggaaaaccttcattcaGAGTTCAGATCTTATTtcacatcagagaacccacacgggAGAAAGACCCTTTAAATGCCTGGACTGTGGGGAAAGTTTTGATTGGAACATGCAGCTTGTTAGACATCAGATGcaccacacgggagagaaaccctacaaatgCTTGGATTGTGGGAAGGGGTTTAGTGACAGTTCAGCCCTTATTACTCACCAGCGactgcacacaggagagagaccctataaatgcctcgaTTGTGGCAGAAGATTCAATCGGAGCTCACACCTGACTCGACACAAGAGAACCCATTCTGGAGACaaaccctataaatgcctggagtgtgggaaaagtttcagtcagagcTCATACCTTATTTCACATCAGCGAACAcatacaggagagaaaccctatgaatgcctcgagtgtgggaaaagattcAGTTGGAGCTCAGATCTGATTTCACATCGAAgaactcacacaggagagagaccctataagtgcctggactgtgggaaaagttttagtGACAACTCAgcccttattaaacatcagagaatccatacaggagagagaccctataaatgcctcgactgtgggaaaactttcaatCAGAGCTCCACCCATAttcgacatcagagaatccacacaggagaaaaacCTTGA